One stretch of Micromonospora cremea DNA includes these proteins:
- a CDS encoding NAD-dependent epimerase/dehydratase family protein, translated as MRILVVGGSGLIGAHVVDVLRERGHAATTVARTARPGVDHLIDVGSASVDELRSLVAGHDGVVYATRTDEQRPLRKPIYPTFRRDNVEPVVNLFTAGRLEGLTRGVVMGSYYTYFDRLRPQWRLAARHTYIRCRVERAREGRAAAGPDLPVAVLELPFVFGRAGDRLPNWSGPLDRWARSRTPLAVPAGGTAAASARSVAEVAVDALEQARGEDIPVADENLTWNDMIARIAEAVGRRRRVARLPAGAVKASLRLGGALQALSRKESGVNPAHLADLLLAELFIEPTTGRSLDPALRETFADTATP; from the coding sequence GTGCGAATTCTCGTGGTGGGTGGAAGTGGTCTGATCGGCGCCCATGTCGTGGACGTGCTGCGCGAGCGAGGTCATGCCGCGACGACGGTGGCGCGTACCGCCCGCCCCGGTGTTGATCATCTGATCGATGTCGGGTCTGCGTCGGTCGACGAGCTGCGGTCGTTGGTCGCCGGTCATGACGGGGTGGTGTACGCGACCCGCACGGACGAGCAGCGACCGCTACGCAAGCCGATCTATCCGACGTTCCGCCGAGACAACGTCGAGCCGGTGGTGAACCTGTTCACGGCCGGCCGCCTGGAAGGTCTCACGCGCGGTGTGGTCATGGGCTCGTATTACACCTACTTCGACCGGCTGCGTCCGCAGTGGCGGCTCGCGGCCCGCCACACGTACATCCGATGCCGGGTGGAGCGGGCCCGGGAGGGACGGGCGGCCGCCGGCCCGGATCTGCCGGTTGCCGTGCTCGAGTTGCCCTTCGTCTTCGGCCGGGCCGGCGACCGGCTACCGAACTGGTCCGGTCCGCTGGACCGTTGGGCACGGTCACGGACACCGCTGGCCGTCCCGGCCGGCGGGACCGCGGCGGCCTCGGCGCGCAGCGTGGCCGAGGTCGCGGTGGACGCTCTCGAACAGGCCCGCGGTGAGGACATTCCGGTCGCTGACGAGAACCTCACGTGGAACGACATGATCGCGCGCATCGCCGAGGCGGTCGGCCGACGTCGCCGGGTCGCCCGCCTGCCGGCCGGCGCGGTCAAGGCCTCCCTACGACTCGGCGGCGCGCTGCAGGCCCTGAGCCGCAAGGAGTCGGGCGTCAACCCGGCCCACCTCGCCGACCTCCTGCTCGCCGAGTTGTTCATCGAGCCGACGACCGGCCGATCACTGGACCCGGCGCTCCGCGAAACCTTCGCCGACACAGCGACTCCGTAG
- a CDS encoding CPBP family intramembrane glutamic endopeptidase, with amino-acid sequence MSGRPRDPRATRDARPALPWRILIVFAGTVLVWLFVYHGALLGRDYDRPTHVARAILTTLLVVPLVVVARRLLDRRPWTGLGLPSLRTGWRPLLLGMACWLVPAALGFALCLGFGWVEISPRTSAADALRVAALLVVLVLLYEALPEELVFRGYLQRNLATRLPAWQAVIGQAVLFTLFGFLVGAATSADRLLLFFVFALFLGAFRVATGDIWAGIGFHLAFQTVAQLFGDVGAVFDVVGADVLGLVALGGVPFALGWMAVERLHRGRLNWQALEPDPIRT; translated from the coding sequence GTGAGCGGTCGACCTCGCGACCCCCGGGCAACCCGCGACGCACGCCCCGCTCTGCCGTGGCGAATCCTCATCGTGTTCGCCGGCACCGTGCTGGTGTGGCTGTTCGTCTACCACGGTGCCCTGCTCGGCCGTGACTACGACCGTCCGACCCATGTCGCCAGGGCCATCCTCACGACGCTGCTCGTCGTACCCCTGGTGGTGGTTGCCCGCCGGCTGCTCGACCGGCGGCCCTGGACCGGTCTCGGGTTGCCCTCCCTGCGCACCGGATGGCGGCCCCTGCTGCTCGGCATGGCCTGCTGGCTCGTGCCCGCCGCCCTGGGGTTCGCGCTCTGCCTCGGCTTCGGTTGGGTCGAGATCAGCCCGCGCACTTCCGCCGCGGACGCCCTTCGGGTGGCGGCACTCCTGGTCGTGCTCGTCCTGCTCTACGAGGCGCTGCCGGAGGAACTCGTCTTCCGCGGCTACCTGCAACGCAACCTCGCCACCCGGTTGCCGGCCTGGCAGGCCGTCATCGGGCAGGCCGTGTTGTTCACCCTGTTCGGGTTCCTCGTCGGCGCCGCCACCTCCGCCGACCGACTGCTCCTCTTCTTCGTTTTCGCTCTCTTCCTCGGTGCCTTCCGCGTCGCCACCGGTGACATCTGGGCGGGCATCGGCTTCCACCTCGCCTTCCAGACCGTCGCCCAGTTGTTCGGAGACGTGGGCGCCGTCTTCGACGTGGTCGGAGCTGACGTCCTGGGGCTCGTCGCGCTGGGCGGCGTGCCGTTCGCTCTCGGCTGGATGGCCGTGGAACGTCTGCACCGGGGCCGCCTGAACTGGCAGGCCCTGGAACCGGATCCGATCCGTACTTGA
- a CDS encoding SAM-dependent methyltransferase, with amino-acid sequence MQSIDHLATSRYARMRWNTPLSEEHASLLLQRLDVRPGSRVLDLGCGWGELLLRAVAAGGVAGPVATRGVGVDTDDAALARGRRLAAGRSLNRHVAFVMGEAAAWQEPADRVLCIGSAHAFGGTGAALDALAAVVRPGGRLLFGEGYWDRPPSREAEQIFGAEVTDLPGLIEAARERGWRVLHLSTADQREWDDFESTWLAGRQEWLLTYPEDPRAAEVRAELDDRLHQYLTVYRGVLGLTYLVLGR; translated from the coding sequence ATGCAGTCAATCGACCACCTCGCCACCAGCCGCTACGCCCGAATGCGCTGGAACACTCCACTGTCCGAGGAGCACGCGTCGCTGCTGCTTCAGCGGCTCGACGTCCGCCCCGGCTCGCGCGTGCTCGACCTCGGCTGCGGCTGGGGCGAGCTGCTGCTCAGAGCGGTCGCCGCGGGCGGTGTCGCCGGACCGGTCGCGACGAGGGGCGTCGGCGTCGACACCGACGACGCCGCGCTGGCCCGGGGACGGAGGCTGGCCGCAGGCCGGTCACTGAACCGGCACGTCGCGTTCGTGATGGGGGAAGCTGCGGCCTGGCAGGAGCCGGCCGACCGGGTCCTGTGCATCGGCTCCGCGCACGCCTTCGGCGGCACCGGTGCAGCCCTCGACGCGCTCGCCGCCGTGGTCCGGCCGGGTGGACGGCTGCTGTTCGGCGAGGGGTACTGGGACCGTCCCCCCAGCAGGGAGGCGGAGCAGATCTTCGGGGCGGAGGTCACCGATCTGCCAGGCCTCATCGAGGCGGCGCGCGAGCGCGGTTGGCGGGTCCTGCACCTGAGCACCGCCGACCAACGGGAGTGGGACGACTTCGAGTCCACCTGGCTCGCCGGCCGGCAGGAGTGGCTGCTGACGTACCCGGAGGACCCCCGTGCGGCGGAGGTCCGCGCGGAACTCGACGACCGGCTGCACCAGTACCTCACGGTCTATCGCGGAGTCCTCGGCCTCACGTACCTCGTCCTCGGTCGCTGA
- the mug gene encoding G/U mismatch-specific DNA glycosylase produces the protein MDTGERGHVRRPTPQEVAAAAGRGLVDVIGPGLRVLFCGFNPGLYSAAVGEHFARRGSRFWPALHRSGFTDRELHPWERDELLRQGVGITSLSNRATARADELTSTELVAGVAGLAVKAERHRPRWVAILGVTAYRIAFARPRAGLGPQPDRLGLARVWVLPNPSGLNAHFPLPALTAEFAALYEETLRRP, from the coding sequence GTGGACACGGGCGAGCGGGGGCACGTCCGGCGGCCGACCCCGCAGGAGGTGGCGGCGGCGGCCGGCCGGGGACTGGTGGATGTGATCGGTCCCGGCCTGCGGGTGCTGTTCTGCGGCTTCAACCCGGGTCTCTACTCCGCCGCCGTGGGAGAGCACTTCGCCCGACGGGGCAGCCGCTTCTGGCCGGCCCTGCACCGCTCCGGCTTCACCGACCGGGAGCTGCACCCGTGGGAACGCGACGAGCTGCTGCGGCAGGGCGTCGGGATCACCAGCCTGAGCAACCGGGCCACCGCCCGCGCCGACGAGCTGACGTCGACGGAGCTGGTGGCCGGGGTGGCGGGGTTGGCGGTGAAGGCCGAGCGGCACCGGCCGCGGTGGGTGGCCATCCTCGGGGTGACCGCGTACCGGATCGCCTTTGCCCGGCCCCGGGCCGGGCTGGGCCCGCAGCCGGATCGGCTGGGCCTAGCCCGGGTCTGGGTGCTGCCCAACCCCAGTGGCCTGAACGCGCACTTCCCGTTGCCGGCGTTGACCGCCGAGTTCGCGGCGCTGTACGAGGAGACGCTCCGTCGTCCTTAG
- the helR gene encoding RNA polymerase recycling motor ATPase HelR, with product MTTSVFDLPDHLSPKADPALVARDERHFAALAESLEELFAELSDRLDAARRAPGGKGRQAVDRDMDVRRLTARLRALRRFGLDLCIGRMVSADNPEPVYVGRRGLTDSTGRRLLLDWRSPAAEPFFGATHGNPMGLASRRRYRWTRARISDYWDEVFTPDGLEGHAALDDQSAFIASLGGSRSTRMRDVLGTIQADQDAIIRAGSRGALVVDGGPGTGKTVVALHRTAYLLYSDPRLGQRRGGVLFVGPHQPYLAYVGDVLPSLGEQDVQTCTLRDLVPEGAAATIETDPDVARLKSSADLVNAIEAAVRFYEEPPPGPMTVTAGDTDIRLNADDWAEAFRAPGPGTPHNEARDEIWEELLTILMDKYDGDEPDDLVRRSLLQNRELLTTINRAWPLLDATDLVGDLWSVPAYLRRCAPWLTPDEVRKLQRGEARAWTVSDLPLLDAARQRLGDPEASRRNRQHDAAVAVERERRATVIDELIEAHTYDDGEGVLSSLRQLDLQDALVDEAALPSAEPDRLAGPFAHIVVDEAQELTDAEWQMLLLRCPSRSFTIVGDRAQARHGFTESWQERLERIGLDRVNLASLSINYRTPKEVMAEAEPVIRAALPDANVPTSIRSSDVPVVHGSASDLSSILDTWLAAHADGIACVIGDPTVPTTSRVRSLTPELSKGLEFDLVVLVDPEAFGSGIDGAVDRYVAMTRATQQLVILTSATP from the coding sequence CTGACCACCAGTGTCTTTGACCTTCCCGACCATCTCTCCCCCAAGGCCGACCCGGCGCTGGTCGCCCGCGACGAGCGGCACTTCGCGGCCCTCGCGGAGAGCCTCGAGGAGTTGTTCGCCGAGCTGTCCGACCGTCTCGACGCCGCGCGCAGGGCGCCCGGCGGCAAGGGCCGGCAGGCGGTGGACCGGGACATGGACGTCCGCCGGCTGACTGCTCGCCTACGCGCACTGCGCCGCTTCGGTCTGGACCTGTGCATCGGACGCATGGTCAGTGCCGACAACCCCGAGCCGGTGTACGTCGGACGACGTGGCCTCACGGACAGCACGGGTCGTCGGCTGTTGCTCGACTGGCGCTCCCCCGCGGCTGAACCGTTCTTCGGCGCGACCCACGGCAACCCGATGGGTCTGGCGAGCCGCCGCAGGTATCGCTGGACCCGCGCCCGGATCAGCGACTACTGGGACGAGGTGTTCACCCCGGACGGGTTGGAGGGGCACGCCGCGCTCGACGACCAGTCCGCCTTCATCGCCAGCCTGGGCGGCAGCCGGTCGACCCGGATGCGGGACGTGCTCGGCACCATCCAGGCCGACCAGGACGCCATCATCCGAGCGGGGTCCCGGGGCGCTCTCGTCGTCGACGGCGGCCCGGGTACGGGCAAGACGGTCGTCGCTCTGCACCGCACCGCCTACCTCCTCTACTCGGACCCTCGCCTCGGTCAACGCCGCGGCGGCGTGCTGTTCGTCGGTCCGCACCAGCCCTACCTGGCCTACGTCGGCGACGTCCTGCCCAGCCTCGGCGAGCAGGACGTGCAGACCTGCACTCTGCGGGACCTCGTGCCCGAGGGCGCCGCGGCGACCATCGAGACCGACCCGGACGTGGCCCGCCTGAAGTCGTCCGCGGACCTGGTGAACGCGATCGAGGCGGCCGTCAGGTTCTACGAGGAGCCGCCGCCCGGGCCGATGACGGTCACGGCCGGCGACACCGACATCAGGCTGAACGCCGACGACTGGGCCGAGGCGTTCCGGGCGCCGGGACCGGGCACCCCGCACAACGAGGCCCGTGACGAGATCTGGGAGGAACTGCTCACGATCCTGATGGACAAGTACGACGGCGATGAGCCGGACGACCTGGTCCGCAGGTCACTGCTGCAGAACCGGGAACTGCTCACGACGATCAACCGCGCCTGGCCGTTGCTCGACGCCACCGACCTCGTCGGAGACCTGTGGTCCGTGCCGGCCTACCTGCGCAGGTGCGCGCCCTGGCTCACCCCGGACGAGGTCCGGAAGCTCCAGCGCGGCGAGGCCCGGGCCTGGACGGTGTCCGACCTTCCGCTCCTGGACGCGGCACGGCAACGGCTCGGCGACCCGGAGGCGTCACGGCGCAACCGCCAGCACGACGCCGCGGTCGCCGTTGAACGGGAGCGCAGGGCCACGGTCATCGACGAGCTGATTGAGGCCCACACCTATGACGACGGTGAAGGTGTGCTGTCGAGCCTGCGCCAACTGGATCTCCAGGACGCCCTGGTCGACGAGGCCGCACTGCCCAGCGCCGAGCCGGACCGGCTCGCCGGCCCGTTCGCGCACATCGTCGTGGACGAGGCTCAGGAACTGACCGACGCGGAGTGGCAGATGTTGCTGCTCCGCTGCCCGTCCCGGAGCTTCACCATCGTCGGCGACCGCGCCCAGGCACGGCACGGGTTCACCGAGTCGTGGCAGGAACGGCTCGAGCGGATCGGGCTCGACCGGGTCAACCTGGCCTCCCTGAGCATCAACTACCGGACGCCGAAGGAGGTCATGGCGGAAGCCGAGCCGGTCATCCGGGCCGCGCTCCCCGATGCCAACGTGCCGACGTCCATCCGCAGCAGCGACGTCCCCGTCGTACACGGATCTGCCTCGGACCTGAGCTCGATCCTCGACACCTGGCTCGCCGCGCACGCCGACGGCATCGCCTGCGTCATCGGTGATCCCACCGTCCCGACGACGTCCCGCGTCCGGTCGCTGACCCCGGAGCTGTCGAAGGGGCTCGAGTTCGACCTGGTCGTCCTCGTCGACCCAGAGGCGTTCGGCAGCGGCATCGATGGAGCGGTCGACCGCTATGTCGCGATGACCCGCGCGACCCAGCAACTCGTCATCCTCACGAGCGCCACGCCCTAA
- a CDS encoding SRPBCC family protein: protein MTRTPAGRLFRTATGHDLVLTRTFRAPAADVWASLTEPERTARWFGPWEGDAAPGRTIRVQMAYEEQQPWCDVHIDACEPQRRLAVSMKDSYGTWLLEMELSEADGTTELRFVQHLTSVEGIAEVGAGWEYYLDMLVASRDGSPRPEFDDYHPAMQPYYQALARETPDSAQPA, encoded by the coding sequence ATGACCCGTACACCCGCCGGACGACTGTTTCGCACCGCCACCGGCCACGATCTCGTCCTCACCCGGACGTTCCGTGCCCCGGCGGCGGACGTGTGGGCCAGCCTGACCGAACCGGAGCGCACGGCCCGCTGGTTCGGCCCGTGGGAGGGCGACGCCGCGCCCGGCCGGACCATCCGGGTGCAGATGGCGTACGAGGAGCAGCAGCCCTGGTGCGACGTCCACATCGACGCCTGCGAACCGCAGCGGCGACTCGCCGTATCGATGAAAGACAGCTACGGCACCTGGCTGCTGGAGATGGAGCTGTCCGAGGCGGACGGCACGACCGAGCTGCGGTTCGTCCAGCACCTCACCAGCGTGGAGGGCATCGCCGAGGTGGGCGCCGGCTGGGAGTACTACCTGGACATGCTCGTCGCCTCCCGGGACGGCTCGCCCCGGCCCGAGTTCGACGACTATCACCCCGCGATGCAGCCGTACTACCAGGCACTCGCCCGGGAGACCCCCGACTCCGCCCAGCCCGCCTGA
- a CDS encoding metalloregulator ArsR/SmtB family transcription factor — protein MNEVATAIADPVRRRILTMLRDEPLAAGEIAQRFAISRPAISRHLRVLRESGLVRDDLVGRKRIYRLDPGPLAELVDWLAGLVTADRWERHLDALETEVYRTRRDRRSGGPAEYRREHTA, from the coding sequence GTGAACGAGGTGGCCACCGCGATCGCGGACCCGGTACGGCGGCGCATCCTGACCATGCTGCGCGACGAGCCGCTGGCCGCGGGCGAGATCGCCCAGCGGTTCGCGATCAGCCGACCCGCGATCAGCCGACATCTACGGGTGTTGCGCGAGAGCGGGCTGGTCCGCGACGACCTGGTCGGCCGGAAGCGGATCTACCGCCTCGATCCCGGTCCGCTCGCCGAACTGGTCGACTGGCTCGCCGGGCTGGTCACCGCCGACCGGTGGGAGCGGCACCTCGACGCGTTGGAGACCGAGGTCTACCGAACCCGCCGGGACCGCCGCAGCGGCGGCCCGGCGGAGTACCGAAGGGAGCACACGGCATGA
- a CDS encoding calcium:proton antiporter, giving the protein MITRPGSLYGVAALLRSRVTDWTVAVPVLAVLVLLVTWGRELPAPVVVVVAALLGGAVLAAVHHAEVVAHRVGEPYGSLVLAVAVTVIEVALIVTLMVSGPEKTQSLARDTVFAAVMITCNGILGLSLLLGALRRRVAVFNPEGTGGALATVITLATLSLVIPTFTTARPGPEFSPAQLVFAAVASLALYGLFVLVQTGRHRDYFLPVDSQGRVIDAEEHAKPPTTRAALVSLGLLLVALVAVVGDAKTVSPTIEAGVAAANLPHAFVGVIIALLVLLPETLAAARAARRDRVQISLNLALGSAMASIGLTIPAIAIASIWLDGPLLLGLGGTQLALLALTAVTAVLTVVPGRANVLQGGVHLVLLAAFVFLAASP; this is encoded by the coding sequence ATGATCACCCGACCTGGCAGTCTTTACGGCGTGGCCGCCCTGCTTCGCTCCCGAGTGACCGACTGGACCGTCGCCGTACCCGTGCTCGCCGTGCTGGTGCTGCTCGTGACATGGGGGCGGGAGTTACCCGCGCCCGTCGTCGTGGTGGTGGCGGCGTTGCTGGGTGGCGCGGTGCTCGCGGCGGTGCACCACGCCGAGGTGGTCGCCCACCGGGTCGGTGAGCCGTACGGGTCGCTGGTGCTCGCCGTCGCGGTCACCGTGATCGAGGTCGCCCTGATCGTCACGCTGATGGTAAGCGGCCCGGAGAAGACCCAGTCGCTCGCGCGGGACACCGTTTTCGCCGCGGTCATGATCACCTGTAACGGGATACTCGGCCTGTCCCTGCTGCTCGGAGCGCTGCGCCGGCGGGTGGCGGTGTTCAACCCGGAGGGCACCGGCGGGGCGTTGGCCACCGTGATCACCCTGGCCACCCTGAGCCTGGTCATTCCGACGTTCACCACGGCCCGGCCGGGTCCGGAGTTCAGCCCGGCCCAGCTCGTGTTCGCCGCCGTCGCGTCGCTGGCGCTGTACGGGCTGTTCGTGCTGGTGCAGACCGGCCGGCACCGCGACTACTTCCTACCGGTCGACAGCCAGGGCCGGGTGATAGACGCGGAGGAGCACGCGAAGCCGCCGACCACCCGTGCGGCGCTGGTCAGCCTGGGACTGCTGCTGGTCGCGCTGGTCGCGGTGGTCGGCGACGCCAAAACCGTCTCCCCGACCATCGAGGCCGGGGTTGCGGCGGCGAACCTGCCCCACGCGTTCGTCGGCGTGATCATCGCGCTGCTGGTGCTGCTGCCGGAAACCCTGGCCGCCGCCCGCGCCGCCCGCCGAGACCGGGTGCAGATCAGCCTGAATCTCGCGCTCGGCTCGGCGATGGCCAGCATCGGCCTGACCATCCCGGCGATCGCGATCGCCTCGATCTGGTTGGACGGCCCGCTGCTGCTGGGCCTCGGCGGCACCCAGCTCGCGCTGCTCGCGCTCACCGCGGTGACCGCGGTGCTGACCGTGGTGCCGGGCCGGGCCAACGTGTTGCAGGGCGGCGTACACCTGGTGTTGCTGGCCGCGTTCGTCTTCCTGGCCGCCAGTCCCTGA
- a CDS encoding RNA polymerase sigma factor, which yields MPASTPPVEDLLRALAPQVLGALVRRYGHFDTAEDAVQEALIAAASGWPRDGVPENPRGWLITVASRRLTDLLRSEQARMRREDAVARWVLPEQRQASAADRPPADADDTLILLFLCCHPALSPASQIALTLRAVGGLSTAEVARAFLVPEATMTRRISRGKQRIRASGLRFAPPTAPERADRLAAVLHVLYLIFTEGYARTAGSGLLRGDLTAEAIRLTRLVHRLLPDDPEVTGLLALMLLTGARAPARIGPHGELVPMAEQDRGRWRVDQIAEGVALITAALPRGVVGPYQLQAAIAAVHDEAPSAAATDWAQITALYEVLLGISDNPVVALNHAVAVAMSRGAPAGLALLAELADDTRLADDPRLPAARAHLWELLGERVAAREAYRMAAAWSTNLAQQRYLNARADRLADDAPPVGKGRAPS from the coding sequence ATGCCGGCCAGCACTCCACCGGTCGAGGACCTGCTGCGTGCGCTGGCGCCGCAGGTCCTCGGCGCGCTGGTGCGTCGCTACGGGCACTTCGACACCGCCGAGGACGCCGTCCAGGAGGCGCTGATCGCCGCGGCGAGCGGCTGGCCACGCGACGGCGTACCGGAGAATCCCCGGGGCTGGTTGATCACCGTCGCGTCCCGCCGGCTGACCGACCTGCTGCGCAGCGAGCAGGCCCGGATGCGGCGGGAGGACGCCGTGGCGCGGTGGGTGCTGCCCGAGCAGCGGCAGGCGTCCGCCGCCGACCGGCCACCGGCGGACGCCGACGACACACTCATCCTGCTGTTCCTGTGCTGCCACCCCGCGCTCTCGCCGGCCTCGCAGATCGCGCTCACACTGCGCGCGGTGGGCGGGTTGAGCACCGCCGAGGTGGCCCGGGCCTTCCTGGTGCCGGAGGCGACGATGACCCGGCGGATCAGCCGGGGCAAACAGCGGATCCGGGCCAGCGGGCTGCGGTTCGCGCCGCCCACCGCCCCGGAGCGCGCCGACCGGCTCGCCGCCGTGCTGCACGTGCTGTACCTGATATTCACCGAGGGGTACGCGCGCACCGCCGGCTCCGGCCTGCTGCGCGGCGACCTGACCGCCGAGGCGATCCGGCTGACCCGGTTGGTGCACCGCCTGCTGCCGGACGATCCCGAGGTGACTGGACTCCTCGCGCTGATGCTGCTCACCGGCGCCCGCGCCCCGGCCCGGATCGGCCCGCACGGCGAGCTGGTGCCGATGGCCGAGCAGGACCGCGGCCGGTGGCGCGTCGACCAGATCGCCGAAGGGGTCGCCCTGATCACCGCGGCGCTACCGCGCGGGGTTGTCGGGCCGTACCAGCTCCAGGCGGCCATCGCGGCCGTGCACGACGAGGCGCCCAGCGCGGCGGCCACCGACTGGGCACAGATCACCGCCCTGTACGAGGTGCTGCTGGGTATCTCCGACAACCCGGTCGTGGCGCTCAACCACGCGGTGGCCGTGGCGATGAGCCGGGGCGCGCCGGCCGGGCTGGCACTGCTCGCCGAGCTGGCCGACGACACCCGGCTGGCCGACGACCCCCGCCTACCGGCCGCCCGCGCCCACCTGTGGGAACTGCTCGGGGAACGGGTCGCGGCGCGCGAGGCGTACCGGATGGCGGCGGCATGGTCAACGAACCTGGCGCAGCAGCGCTACCTGAACGCCCGCGCGGACCGGCTGGCGGACGACGCACCGCCGGTCGGGAAAGGAAGGGCCCCTTCTTAA
- a CDS encoding YciI family protein: MILLYGSQQDYDVLIGRATDRPAMSAEQIAAMHKHMETYHQALAESGELVDARGLSEPVHARRVQVRDGAPVVTDGPYPETQEVLAGYTIVECASFDRATEIAAGLVDPDAPGGYVDVRPVLDGVEDLAG, encoded by the coding sequence ATGATCCTGCTCTACGGCTCGCAGCAGGACTACGACGTGCTGATCGGCCGGGCGACCGACCGGCCGGCCATGTCGGCCGAGCAGATCGCGGCCATGCACAAGCACATGGAGACGTACCACCAGGCGCTCGCCGAGTCCGGGGAACTGGTCGACGCCCGGGGGCTCAGCGAGCCGGTGCACGCCCGCCGCGTGCAGGTGCGCGACGGCGCGCCGGTGGTCACCGACGGCCCGTACCCGGAGACGCAGGAGGTGCTGGCCGGCTACACCATCGTGGAGTGCGCCAGCTTCGACCGGGCCACCGAGATCGCCGCCGGCCTGGTCGACCCGGACGCCCCCGGCGGGTACGTGGACGTGCGGCCGGTTCTGGACGGCGTCGAGGACCTGGCTGGCTGA